The following nucleotide sequence is from Trifolium pratense cultivar HEN17-A07 linkage group LG2, ARS_RC_1.1, whole genome shotgun sequence.
TTATCTAAGCATGTTAGAGTTTAGGACAGCTTGTACTTATTCCATTATCTATATATTAATCTTTaccgtttaaaaaaaaagtttaggaCATCTAATATTTGAGAGGATGAATCATGCTAGTAGTAGTACTAGTAAAACACTCTGATGCACATTTTTCAACACTATTCCTAGGCACGTCTACACTGACCTCACTAAAATATGCGGACCCAACTCTCAATTTGATTGGACTGACTTGTGATTTAGCATACCACACATGAATTTCACTAGATAATGAAGTGTTGAAAGAGCAAGTTAGAAAATATAGTAAGAGGATACTTACAAATGTTTCTCCTTTTTTACAGTATTCTCCTCTAAAAAGTATCCAGATGCTCCATAAATATCCTGCATCTGCACATTGAACCAATATTTTGCATCATTAATTGACACCTCAGATCTTGCTGCATAATTTGACCGAAAAGAGACTAATGTCCtcatccaaaaaataaaacatgtctAGAGACACAAGATCCGAATGCAAACCTTCTTATCCAGCCAAACAAGATATTGCACAACAGCCGCACCATCCCGAATATGTGCCTTTCTTAACCCATCCAACTCCACGGGGTTCTAAAAGCAATATAGTAATTAACAGTAAGTGAAATTGTAtgtaataaaatgaaaataaattttttagatatCTATACAttcttataaaattaattgttgaGGTATTTTTCTCAATTTCCTAAGataataaacgtaagggatgtCAAAATCCATTACAGTCTTCcatgtataaaaatctaattgAAGCTTCCTAATCTATCAAGAAAGGTTGGTTTGAGAAAACTCCACATAACTTCTCTACTTTGCCAACAATCAAATGTCCTTTATAAAGGGGTATAAGTATATACAACCTTTAAAGCTTTTGGAAGAGCCAGAGGTGATTGCTGCAAGTGAACTGTATCAGGGTTCAGTTTTGAATACAGAGCATAACAGCATGAACCTGGATCAGCCCATATGAGATTGCTACTCTTTTCTCCTGTTTGATGTCTACCATTTACAATCTTATTGGTTTCACTGGGTAAGTTTTCAGATTCCTTCGTAACTTCCGCTAGACTACCCTTGGCAGTAGAAACGTAATCAAGCTCATCAGTTGCAAGCAATGCCGCGTCTAAGCTTACTTCTGTATACTCTTTAATTTTAATTCCATTCTCCTCTAAATGAGTTTTAACCTGgcacaaaaaaatttcaataagtTGTGTTTCCAAAGTAGCATTTCCCAATCTAAAGATACAAATATAGTTATATATCTGGTACTTTTATAGCCATAGGATTCAGATAGCATCTCCCAATCTAAAGATACAAATATAGTTCTATATCTGGTACTTTATGATTCAGATGAGTAATATTGGAAATTTTGAAATCAAACCCTATCATTcttatatatgttatataaggtAGACAAATTTGTGTCATGATCCTACTCTACCATGAGTACATTATAGACATTCAGTAACTTTTTTTTGAGACGGCAAATATATTGATACTACTCTACCATGAGTAACTTGATATTATATATTTCTATGATTAGTTCTTGGTAATGAGACTGCTCTAACTGACCTCATTAGACACCTTTCGCTTGTCCACATATATGAAGGCAAAATTGGATGTCACAATAGCAAACGCGTGAACAACGGGACAGTATGCTACATCTTTTCCACGAATATTATACAGCCAAGCAACCTGTATTGGATGACGTtgaataaaagttaaaaaacaaacatgatCTTCAAAAGGATGAACATTTGTGGCAGAAAATACTCTCTAACTGAAACAAACTGCAAGGGGAAAGAAACAAAAAGGGTGGACTATTAAGAGGATACACTCACTTCATCGAGTGCTGTAAAAATTATTCCACGAGCATGCTCCTGTACAAGCTTTTTTCTCAAATCTTTCAACTTATCTGTGACAGAGCGACCAGCAAACTTTAATGGTTGTACAACGGCAGCATTAATTTCTTCTTGTGGACGAGTTGACCATACTTCATCTAccaaattttttgttgtttggaCCAGCTTCTGCTGTTTTTTGGCAAAAGCACGTTCCCATCTTTGAGCAGTATCGATTGAAATGCACCAAGGGTCAACCCCAATTGCTGCATCTTTTGGCAAGTTCTAGAAAATGGAAATGACTTATTAGTACAAACATCCCACACAAAAAGAAGCAATTCATGGATGAGGCAATACTTATTCACAATATTGTCTACATCACAGCTAGTGGTTTTTGTTTTCTAAATTTCCAATAGTTTCATGTCTATCCCTATTTTGACATTTCTATCTTCTACAAAATTACATTGCCATTCTTTCTCTTCCTGTCTCTCTATAATTCTCttccaaatctttttttttctttctatcttCAATTTTTAACAAGAAAGCAAGTACAACCTCAGTCAGCACCTAAACAAGGAGAAGCTACTTATGGACAATATAACAACAATGCAAGATGCAGACAGATTATTCTTGATCCAATTCCAAGGTGTAGCATTATGCTTTGGTGAGGCAAcccatatgaaaaaaaaaaacatttgctAAATTTTGTCATTAgtgttgatatttaaaaatagCATATATCAAAAAAATGCTTTTCTAAATTCTCACATCAGCCATCCAGATATCTACAGGAGGATCTTCAGCAAGACGCATTAGCTTCCACTGAGCACTAAGTTGTTGTTCAGCTTGCAAAAAATAACGTCCATCGGTCCAAAGTAGTGCTTCCTCCTTTGTAATAAGTGCCAAACCTGAATGCCATTTaagaaaaagtgaaaaacaagaaaaaaaaatacttcattAATTTAGTCAtgtttaaaaattgaaatacatAAGAGAAAAGACCATGGCATTGCTAAAATAGCAAACAACAGGTACAACTAGAAACTTCAACTGACAATGCATTTTATATCAGGGACTAACCATTTGGTCTAGGAATTCTTAATCACTTTCCTTCAACATGGATCATATATATCAAATACTCCAagctaacaaaaaatataacgAATAAAAATGTTTTCAACATGGATTAGACATATCAAATTCCCTTAATCATTTCAATTCTCTGTAAATTGCTAGTCATGGATTATGTATACAGCTTATACAGTTAGGCTTATACTTATTTATAAGATGAATTAATAAGGATGAACTACATGAATCTACAAATACACTTCgattgttaattttaattaccACTAAGATTTCCAAGTTGTTATCAGGTTGTTAGAGTCTATGAAATACAgactccgacacggacaccTAACATGACACTACTAATATTAGAAACATATGACACCAACACCactacatatatatttatttattacaattaaataaaacattagtttatttataaaagatctaatgtgagaatcaaaatatatacttgtTCATAATTGAAGAATTTATTtcattaaaataagttttaaaataaCCTAAACTTATTGTGATCAACAATGTTTCGACACATCTATAACCTTTGTAGATGTGTCCAAAGCATGTGTAAAGTATGTCgatgcaaataaaaaaataatttgaaaaactGGTCCGAGTTGTCTGACGTGGGTTGTAGGAGTGTCACGCTAGTATTGGACACCAATCCAAAGAGTGTTGAAGCAAAtcaaaaaacaaatctttttgCAGCACTTTTTGAGTTGTCCGACATGTGTCGAACACCGCAACACGCCCCTAATCCTAGGTTAGAGTTGgttagtagttttttttatcattcttcTAACttctatataaattataaaccttCCTCTGATTGTAGCATCTCAAGTAATGCATTTCAATTTAACTAATAATTTCCACTAAGATTTCCAAGAATTGATAACCACCGAAACCACGAAACAGAGAAATGTTGAACAGATAACGGATTACTTTGATCATCAAACCTATGTCTATGAACcctaaattaataaaaaaaaaaaaaaaaacgcatcAAACAGTAATTGAATAGAAACTAACCAGCACTTCCGGTGAATCCAGAAACGAATGCGCGACGTTTATCACGTGCAGATACATATTCACTCTgcaaattgattaaaaaaaatcattttatcaATAAAGCAATTAAAAATTGATTAGAAATGAAAATTCGGATTAGAATAGATAATTAAAGATTTCGATCTATGAGAAAATCGATGATTGAGTAAGTAACTAAGTAACTAACCTGATGATAATCTTCAGAAGGAACGACTAAGGCATGAAGTGGTGGAGAGTGAGAAGCCATTAAAGACCTCAAAGCAGAGAGTGTTTCCGCCGCCATGTTTGTTTCTTCAGTCTCACCGCTGATGACTTTCGAGTTTTCGTGTAACAAAATGACCAAATTATAACGATGACAGGTTTATATAGTCAAAAACAATGAAGCATGAGATAGATATGCTTAGTTAAGATCGGTGGGAAATTCTAAAGAGGAGAACCGgtcatgaataatattataataaatacgaattttataaaatttattgttggattgaaaatttatattatataaatcatccataaaaaaaatatagaaaaattgaaaattatttgatatattattgagatccatcaataTTAAAGGTTTATTAAATATCATAAATCTTATCTTGATAtgtcttaataacatatcaaataatattatttatatgatataaactttcaatctaacgatagattttctaaaattcgtattcaataaatcacttgtccacggtggaccacttggtCGATCGTAGCATTAAGATAAGTATATGTTTTTTCTAAACTACCCTTCACAATTTTGGAGTATCTATCCATCGATCAATGAGAGCAAGTCATATCCATGTTAATTAAAAGTTagttacaagttttttttactataagtTAGTTGCAAGTTAGTTGTTATACCACCGGAAATCTATTTTGTGGCATGTTTTTATTGGTTGATGGTAAATGCTAAAAATTATGAAAGGGTGACTAGGCCTAAGCCTATGATATGTCAATATATTATTGCAAAATAAATTTACgcgaaaataaaaattatatatatattaaaaaatttaatatacaattttaaatattttttatagacGGTGTCCACAAATTTTAACTTTATCTTCTAATTTCttgtttggtgcacaggatagaGAGACAATATATGATATCCTATCCTATTCAAATTTCTTGTTTGGTGCACCGATTggaaataataaaacaaacctATTACTTATTCTATCCTATTGAGCctttgttattttaatcctGATTTTAAGTTGGGTTAGCAACATGATAGGATAAACATGTCACGCTTTTCCTCTCTTCGAGTCACGGTGAATACATTttgctgaatttttttattatttgattcacCATATTTTACATATGATATGCATACCAACCAACACGTATTACTCTTTATTTTTCCAGTAACCCACACGTGTTACTTGATTCCTCACCcacatactattttttttttactaatctttgtatgtttatattattgttttggcttaattagtaaaatggtcccttaaagatatttttggtttcagattggtcccttaaagaaaaaaaggtccaaataggtcccttaaagaaaaaaaaataggtcccttaaagacatctccgttaatcagtttggtccctaaaaagaggtctaaataggaccaaactgattaacggagatgtctttaagggacctattcggactttttttttctttaagggacctatttggacctttttttctttaagggaccaatctgaaaccaaaaatatctttaagggatcattttactaattaagcctattattttcaattctgtcaaaaaatatattattgttttcaaaatatatcaaTGATTGAGTAATCTTTGTatgtttactttttttattgaattaactCCTTTCGAGTCAGGATCCTCTCGATTTGGAGAGGAAATGATAATCTCAAGTTTCTTTCATATTTAACTAACAcgtgaaaaatatttttaatatatcatctttctatattttttttaaaattttttagtaaaattacaatgaataatataaaacttacaatgtgattaaaagtaataaggataaattagaaactttagtggtaatcgattttaatatattagtaatagataatTGTTTCAATACATGGTGGgcaataattataaaattaggGACTAGCAATAAAACGAAATAGAAATATTTGGGAGGATAAAAACATcacattttttgtaaaaaaaaaaaatcacattttttatttttaagaatgaaaaatcaaaattcattaattttttaagtataaaaaacttattcaaccctttttttaataccaactaaaatattatattattttattctataaaaaatgtgtataaaataatttttcataacttattttattcttcttaatgttaattaaaaatataaattatttgaataaaaaaattatttatttttataaaaaaatgtacattTTCTTCACGAgaataaatttttcatttaaatataacATGTATCTTATCAAGTCAATATCaagtgtgcaccaaacataggatatgataaaataatgttatCCTCTTTCTTACATGACAGGATATGTGTTTATCCTATCACTATCATATTTTATCCTTATCCAGCTTCTTTTCCTATCCTACTTCTATCCTatcatgtgcaccaaacggaccctaataATCCAAACAAAAATACGGACCCTAATAAtccaaacaaaaatattagagtAGCAACAATTTAGTAGATAAATgtatcataattttaaaattgtaattgGTTAAGGTAATATGAAATGGACAGTTGGTAATGGAATCatagaaagaaaacaaacaaacaaaaagaaagaaaaaccaattttaaaaatgatgaaTTGGTAACCTTGAAATTGAACGTCACAAAGAAGACTGTTTGATTCATTGATACTGAAAAATTAAGCAACCATGAGATAAACCGAACGTATAGACAGCGTATTAGAGCATCAGTGTATCGAATATATCATTTTAGAGTATCGGTGCTTTAGAggacaaaaatattttaagaaaatacttGTTCAAAATAAAGAGTTGTACTTGCGTAAAATAGTAATAGTTTTACATCTATTTCTAGTTGAGATACGTTGTACTTGTTTGTATCGGCCATGAAGGATAGATGAATATGAAATTGCAACTATTTTTTCCAACTTTGACATACTCAGCAAGCTTTTGGGACTGATCATTCATCACCTCGTATTCATACTCTAAGGATGTTGATCCAGCAGTATGGAGATGAAGACACCATGATTCTCTCAATATTAATGGAAGTACGATGACAGATCCAAAAAAAGCATATTATGGGTCTAATCTGTAAGCAACAAGACAATTTTCAACTTGTTTTCTTCAATTAAGTGAATATCTTTTTtgacttcaaaaaaatattcactTAGTTGAAGAAAACAAGtgaatctcttttttttttttacttcaattAAGTGAATCTCTTAGTACCAATAAAAAGGGAGACATGAAAATACACAGATTCACAATAATATTTGATGTCTATGTATTAGAAACATGTATAACTTCCATAACAATGCAGAACATAGAACAACATGGGAATCCCTATCCCCGTCAAAACTGACACTGACAGTACGCAACAAAACTGTCATTCCTCGTCACAATGCAATGGAAAAAAACCAGATTAAATTTTACAGCAAAATAAGGTAAACAAAATCACACATATGACCAACAGTAATAGAATATATCAAGAAAACAGCATCAGGATTTGGCGAGCCGCTTGACTATGGCAGCCATATATTTGCCCTGATGCTCAGCAAGAGCAAGTTCTGTTTCGCTTGGCTCTCTTGTGCCATCACCTGCAAACACTCCTGCACCATATGGAGAACCACCTCTAATGGATTCCATATTGAACATTCCAGGTCCAAATGTATATCCAATTGGAACAAATAGCATTCCTTGATGTGCCAGCTGAGTGATTGCTGTCCAACTGTAATAAAAAGCACAAAAGTAAGTATCTGATGAGGTTTTTCGAGCAATATTACAGAAGAGAACTTTCTGATTTCCATCATGAAGTGGTATAAAATCTTTGTCTGAATATGCAGAGAGTATATAATGCTCATTAGATTTCAAGGATTCGACTTCTCTAAACTGATCATTCACTTCAGATGAAATAAGTGAGAAATAACAAAAATTTCCAGCGGCTATATTCCACGCCTAATTTCACAGGGAAATTCAAAGTGGCTCTATTTCGTTTTATATTTCATCCATATAGAAAGTCGAAAGATTTTATCTAGACATTGCAATggtaaaaaaagaagagaggattatgatgatattttaatcttttataccAAAAGACAATAATACTTGAAGTGTTGAACTATATGTATAATAGCCACGTCAAAATTAAGGGCTATAACTTTCACTTTTCCCTCCAAAGTAAATCCTTAATGCTAGAGGAGTCAAATTTGGACTCCGAACAGCAGACACGTACTTCAATAGTTGAATGTAATTACGATCCATCAATAACATGCAACTCACATGAACTCAAGAAtacaatggaacattcttttGTCTCCCATACTCATCAACTAACGCCAGTAAAAACCTGAGACTACTTTATGAGACACCAAAAGAAATTCCCCTATCAACTAAGACCAGACACACCAATAACCTAAGACCAGAAACACCATTGATCTAAGCAATTTTCTATGCTGCTAGTAAAGATGATTCTTATATGCCCTTGATCTTGAAAATAAACATCTCATGTGATAACACTAGGCAAACAAAAACATATAAGCACATTATTTCCCTCTTTTactatttgaaaaataaaaatgatatgcAGAATGCAGTAAGACATTTCAATACAAGCCATGCTAAATCCATCTGGTAAGAAACAAGAAACAGAGCTGAACACAAGCCTTTTGAATATAAACGTGCAGACTAGAGACTATACATACATGTTTCAGAGAATGACTTATAATATATCCCTTGAAAAGCCTATGTTCCTTACAAATGGCCAACCAATTCCACATTGCATTTTCAATTTCTATCATTATGATTTATGATATACAATTCATCCAATGTCTTGGACATCAAAAGTGAGCTAGCTACTCAAATAAagtcaatttttcaaaaagatcATCTTTGCACTATTTGAAACAAGATCAACTTATATAACCTACTACTCCGAccataattataagcaaaaatttactttttttttccagatcCATTGAATAACCGGACACCTCGATTATTCATTGAATCTGAAAAATGAACTTTTGCTTATAGTTGTGGCCCGAGGAGTGGCACCAACACTTCACATCAAAGGTGTGTCGGGTGTCAGATACCAACACTACTCAGACACATTATTTACAACAAATGAACAAATAATTCATTTTCACAAATTCTAAGAAAATTCTGTATAAGAAATGCTTACGCAGTGGTTTCTTGACCGCCACCTTGAGTCCCGGTACTAACAAAGAATCCGGCAGGTTTTCCGGCAAGCTTTTGCCCGTTCCATAAACTCCCAGTAGAATCAAAAAAAGCTTTCATCTGCGCAGCCATAGAACCATACCTAGTTGGAAACCCAAACAAAAAACCATCAGCATCAACAAGCTCCTCCGGCGATATAACCGGAATAGTTTCATCTTTAATAGGTGCTTTCATCTGATTCAAGACATCAATTGACAATGTCTCAGGTACTCTGTATAAAACCCCTTCAACACCGTCAACGGCGTCAACACCTTGCTTCAACCTCTTTGCTAACCCTTCAACGTGACGGTACATCGAATAGAAAACGATGAAGATTTTGGATTTTGAATCGGTTTCTGGTGGTGGTAATGGTAATGGTAATGGTGTTTCTTGGATTGAGTTGTTGGATTCAGTGGTGGTGTTCGGCGGCGGTAATTGTTTGGTTAACGGTGGTGGTGCTTGTTTCTTGCTGGGAACACAGCCTCCTCCTTTTCCCATTGAGAGAGAAAATTGGGAATGTGAAATGTGTAAAAATGAAGAATTTTTGGAActgaaagaaaatgaagaattcaatttttatttatttcttcagGATTTCAGAAGTGAGAGTTCAGAGTTGGGTTTTTGAGATGAACAATGATTAGTGACGTCATCGTGTGGGgttttcaaatgaaaaaaaagggtaaaagtTCCTAACCGTGTGGGGTTttgtcaaaattttaaatttactttTGAGGATAAAACTATTTTCTACTTttgtcaatatttttattttctagtttCAAGGATAAAACTATTTTTAATGGGTAATAATGTAACCACACGTTATTTCATATACATTATATATGTCAttcttaataattttattgatcaattattttatttatttattttatgaatgaaaGGTTGAATGAAATTGTGATGCTAACTattgtatttaattaattagagaCCATTTTACTTTATCGTGATCATGAATTCCTCCAAGAATATATTTTCGGTGAATGGATATTGGAAAGTAATATTGTCAAGTTATAACTCTTCCACTTAAATTCTCTTAATGTTATGCTACATGTCCATTATTAACCATTATGCTCTTGCAACTATTTTTGGCATGTTACGTTTAATTTGACTCACATATTTGGTCGATTAATTCCCCTTTAAAGCTATTAACCGAGTCAATAATTGTAATtgttcactcacaatcattttggGCGGTTTCACTATTTTATGCCTAAATTCAATTAcctcaaaatattaatttgaatcTTATCCCCTCTTTATTCCTCACATGATTTTCAAAAAGAACACTATAATATCATGATTTCCTCTTGAGTCGAACCTACGTAAAGCTAAGGGTGTGTAAAAAATCCAAGTATCCTTAATCAAATCATATTcaaaattaataaccaaatccattttagaaaaaaatcacATCAATCCAATAGAAAAAATCCAATTATAAAtcatatccaattttttataattagtttaaaattggtttttaaattgaGGACCAATAAGGAAAAAgcccaatagtttttttttgttaaaaaaaccaattttccaaattcaattaattatataatttaataaataaataattaataaggtgGTGAAGGGAGTCGGTCAACGCGGTGGTCAATGCAGGACCACCGACGGCCGGTGCGGCGGAGATCCGGCGAGCACGGCGGCGGACGGTAATTTTTCGCCGACCTCTGGCGGACTTCTGATGAATGACGCGGTGGTTGGCGGCCCTGCTTCGGCAGCTGACCACCGTCAACCaccctttaatatttaattatttttttatttaacaaaatttatttattttttaaataattataaaaaacagatttttgatggttttattcttaaaaaaaatctgtattttaattattttgaggttaaaaaaatctgattttttgggcttagtttgaaatatgtttgggcttaggaaaaaaaacttttatgagttgattataaaccaataattcaaaaattaaaggaaaattatgttttgtttataaacaataattattaaatatgttcttttaatcaattaaacaaaaaaaatggcttaattattgtaaaaaaaaggtttaaatatatatgaattaaaagttataataatgcattttttaaaaaaaaaaaatataatttaggataaaccggttataaataagtaacctaatttttattataaagcggttataaattggttatGAACTGGTTATAGACcatatccaaattagttttgcaaaataaccaatttttcattaaaatggttttggatctaaaccaaaaccataaatatggtttggtgtggtgtggtttttaaaccatgcacacccctacgTGAAGCTTTGTATTAAGTATGATTATGCTATGCTAAATTGTATTAAGTCTTGCCTTTGTGAGATTTTCGTGGATGGTAGAGTCTTGTGCTAGATAGAGAAGCGTTTAAGGTAAGGGTAGTTTCCTCATACAAGTTACTATGCATGAATTTGGTTGTATTGAAATATTGTATGATGATAGCcatgtgtgtgtttttttaaaaatatttgtgaaTACATGATTTTTGGAATATTTGTGATGGTGTGAGTAGACATGGCATgaacattcatttttttatgtgGTGCTCGAGTCTTGTGCGTAAGGGGATACGTGATTATCTTATTTTTGTGGTGCTCCAGCCTTGTGTGTAAGGGGATATGTAATTTTTCCCCATTGGTATGGGTGACTATATCCGGATCATTTAAAATAAGAGTGTGCATTgtgttattatttttcaatggTGTTTATGTGTGATTTGATTTATGCTCTATTTTATACGGCCAAGTTGTGTTTGGTTTTCTTGATATGGGCGATGGGAAAAGAATACTGACCCTTACCACTTACCACTACATGTATAAAGCTTGAAGATGAATATTGTTGGTGTGACGAATCGTTGCGTGCGCGGGGAAACAAAAGAGAGTTTTTACTTAAGTGTAATGTAAATATTTTGAAGTTGATGAGTTGTAATATTTTGGATTcaataaatttctatattttcgGTTCAACAATTGATTTGTTTTGTGATAAATTATAAACATGCTTAAAAGAAAAGTTTATTTTctagaaataatataattagaCGTAATGTCTTGGATCAAAATCCGGGGCGTTACATTCATCCTCTGGTTCCTAGGAGAATGGGGCCctagtaatccagagttcggggcgagttATGAGATCAAGTGGTTGGTTCCAGTCCCCTCCTAAAtgtagttgcggggatcgaaccgtagtcctccctaccaagttcagcgtcaatcaccactgaaccaactaacatttggtcAATCACGCACTTTCAtatcattataatttatatgtagATAATTAATTTCTATCTACACCAACTCATTTTGCAAAACCACACCTTCAAGTGATGATTTGGGCCTTCATTGCGGCCGGTGCCTATATAAAGGATGACCttttgtctataaaaaaaattattctatacCCTACAATTAGTTCCCGTACTCCACCTAAAATCACGtgcattttcaaaaaaatcaataaaactcaaatttatATCCCAAACAAACTATTCTGATATTGACTGTGTTATTGtctgggttttttttttttttgtgaatactTAGTTAGAAGTGCTCTGAACTTAGATCTTAgagttttctttgattttttaaagTGTATATATCTGAACTTAACCCTAATACCTGGTGTGTATCTAGTCCCAGATATTATGGAGAGTGGTTGAAGAGTGACTGCAGCGTCCCACTTCCCCCTTTCTCCCGAGATTAGTTAAA
It contains:
- the LOC123907329 gene encoding aminopeptidase P1, coding for MAAETLSALRSLMASHSPPLHALVVPSEDYHQSEYVSARDKRRAFVSGFTGSAGLALITKEEALLWTDGRYFLQAEQQLSAQWKLMRLAEDPPVDIWMADNLPKDAAIGVDPWCISIDTAQRWERAFAKKQQKLVQTTKNLVDEVWSTRPQEEINAAVVQPLKFAGRSVTDKLKDLRKKLVQEHARGIIFTALDEVAWLYNIRGKDVAYCPVVHAFAIVTSNFAFIYVDKRKVSNEVKTHLEENGIKIKEYTEVSLDAALLATDELDYVSTAKGSLAEVTKESENLPSETNKIVNGRHQTGEKSSNLIWADPGSCCYALYSKLNPDTVHLQQSPLALPKALKNPVELDGLRKAHIRDGAAVVQYLVWLDKKMQDIYGASGYFLEENTVKKEKHLQSLKLTEVTVSDKLEEFRASKEHFRGLSFPTISSVGPNAAIIHYSPEAETCAELDPDKIYLFDSGAQYLDGTTDITRTVHFGRPSDHEKACYTAVLKGHIALGNAIFPNGTNGHSLDILARIPLWKYGLDYRHGTGHGIGSYLNVHEGPHLISFRTRNVPLQSSMTVTDEPGYYEDGAFGIRLENVLVINKADTNYNFGDKGYLSFEHITWAPYQTKLIDLNLLNPEEKKWLNSYHSKCRDILAPYLDEAESAWLKKATEPVIV
- the LOC123910980 gene encoding probable NAD(P)H dehydrogenase (quinone) FQR1-like 2, coding for MGKGGGCVPSKKQAPPPLTKQLPPPNTTTESNNSIQETPLPLPLPPPETDSKSKIFIVFYSMYRHVEGLAKRLKQGVDAVDGVEGVLYRVPETLSIDVLNQMKAPIKDETIPVISPEELVDADGFLFGFPTRYGSMAAQMKAFFDSTGSLWNGQKLAGKPAGFFVSTGTQGGGQETTAWTAITQLAHQGMLFVPIGYTFGPGMFNMESIRGGSPYGAGVFAGDGTREPSETELALAEHQGKYMAAIVKRLAKS